A single region of the Amia ocellicauda isolate fAmiCal2 chromosome 8, fAmiCal2.hap1, whole genome shotgun sequence genome encodes:
- the LOC136755090 gene encoding interleukin-31 receptor subunit alpha — translation MSSARILLVFLAFLAVGKGQGEDCSVFPIDPVVKLGSDIQIFFSPSQDSQCQNISLHDWSHLYWELNDEEIPRDLYNFSSTVYSVLIRNVSGTWTVTFKVKLDGRDLILGGTDIKAGLLPEKPSNIYCITIFLESFTCYWDPGKDTLPDTSYTVFREVDGETDNCTAITNECTFDNENVYIIWYQKISVRAENVLGTVMSDSVGFDLLTTVKINPPEYVVVEPMRNNVLRVTWRRPRKPKHFKHLPLKCEVESLESTSNTTARYLCYKTQPETVCDIEHVKPCLNYTVSVRCALEDGTHWSEWSERRTVLSLLDVRLVKLDLWRKMEAPDAKGNRKVLLMWKGMQPPDACSALQGYQMTITPGDGHPQTLFFNLSEWRTWTVLGKEAHRISIIAYTSNDTSPGDTLTIPAVGAELPSVAGAQASPHYNQIRISWNNSHIPVQKYVIDWSTDGETYDWHATNSTSFSLTGELEPFKCYSIAVTPLYEDEAGREVTLQTYLEEGVPGQIQKVEVLDVQDDAATIKWTAVPEQERRGCIRNYTVYYASETGLVLSDTVNASVFEYHLTRLRPSTKYTLYVLASTGKGGTNSSMSVFTTFQYGASFMKVALLCGGLGIVFMASIVISCFIMARKHLFPKLNIPSSIADLPFQHSPKASLNNLGHCPETIVKVFHVIEPLNLKCPELGCSFENTVVQPPGLDLSSGGKPTTDVPSATDDSATSLNEPGCPVLSADEQSADEQSADSTSYTEGAEERLLIPSSYVKHGESSPPNSSSGPAQEPATGPDQKVPRNPQQSIPGPAYVTVHMFTQTADCTRLL, via the exons ATGTCATCTGCCCGGATCCTATTGGTGTTTTTGGCGTTCCTGGCTGTGGGTAAAG GCCAAGGTGAAGACTGCAGTGTTTTCCCGATCGATCCAGTCGTTAAACTGGGTTCGGATATCCAGATCTTCTTCAGCCCCTCACAGGATAGTCAGTGCCAGAACATTTCTCTCCATGATTGGAGTCATCTGTATTGGGAGCTGAACGACGAGGAGATCCCGAGGGATCTGTATAATTTCAGTTCCACTGTCTATTCCGTCCTGATTCGTAATGTGTCCGGGACCTGGACCGTGACGTTTAAAGTAAAGCTGGATGGGAGAGACCTCATTCTGGGAGGGACTGACATCAAAGCAGGAT TGCTACCAGAAAAACCCTCAAATATTTACTGCATTACAATTTTTTTGGAGAGTTTTACCTGCTACTGGGACCCTGGAAAAGATACCCTTCCTGACACGAGTTACACGGTTTTCAGAGAAGT AGATGGTGAAACGGATAATTGCACCGCTATAACCAATGAATGCACTTTTGACaatgaaaatgtgtatattatcTGGTACCAAAAAATATCTGTGAGGGCGGAGAATGTGCTGGGCACGGTGATGTCGGACTCCGTGGGCTTCGACCTCTTAACAACAG tgaAGATCAACCCGCCCGAGTACGTTGTAGTTGAGCCGATGAGGAACAATGTCTTGAGGGTGACGTGGCGTAGGCCTCGGaaaccaaaacatttcaaacatcTGCCTCTGAAGTGTGAAGTGGAGAGCCTTGAAAGTACATCCAACACAACG GCTCGCTATCTCTGCTATAAAACGCAACCAGAGACTGTGTGTGATATCGAACATGTGAAACCCTGTTTGAACTACACGGTGTCAGTGCGCTGCGCTTTAGAGGATGGGACGCACTGGAGCGAATGGAGCGAGCGCAGGACTGTCCTCTCTCTTCTGGACG TGCGACTCGTAAAGCTTGACCTTTGGAGGAAAATGGAGGCTCCGGATGCGAAGGGGAACAGAAAAGTGTTGCTCATGTGGAAG GGAATGCAGCCCCCGGACGCCTGCAGTGCCTTACAGGGTTACCAAATGACCATCACACCCGGGGACGGCCACCCCCAAACCCTATTCTTCAATCTCTCTGAGTGGAGGACCTGGACGGTTCTCGGCAAGGAGGCACATAGAATAAGTATAATCGCTTACACGAGCAACGACACGTCGCCTGGGGACACACTCACTATTCCAGCTGTAGGCGCAG AGCTCCCGTCGGTGGCAGGAGCACAAGCATCTCCCCACTATAATCAGATCCGTATCAGCTGGAATAACTCACACATCCCAGTGCAGAAGTACGTCATCGACTGGTCTACAGATGGGGAGACGTACGACTGGCACGCAACTAACAGCACCAGTTTTTCCTTGACTG GTGAACTGGAGCCGTTTAAGTGCTACAGTATTGCTGTTACCCCACTGTATGAAGACGAGGCAGGACGTGAAGTCACTCTACAGACATACTTGGAGGAAGGAG TGCCAGGACAAATTCAGAAAGTCGAGGTGTTGGATGTGCAAGATGATGCAGCGACCATCAAGTGGACCGCAGTCCCGGAGCAGGAACGGCGAGGGTGCATCCGAAACTACACCGTCTACTATGCGTCTGAGACTGGCCTCGTGCTCT CCGACACCGTGAACGCCAGTGTGTTCGAGTACCACCTGACTCGGCTTCGGCCCAGCACCAAATACACACTGTACGTACTGGCCAGCACCGGCAAGGGCGGGACGAACAGCAGCATGTCCGTCTTCACCACCTTCCAGTACG GTGCGTCGTTTATGAAGGTGGCGTTGCTGTGTGGTGGACTCGGCATAGTCTTCATGGCCTCCATCGTGATCTCCTGCTTCATCAT GGCAAGAAAGCACCTCTTCCCTAAATTAAACATCCCTAGCAGCATTGCTGACTTGCCGTTTCAGCATTCTCCAAAG gcCAGTTTAAACAACTTAGGACATTGTCCAGAGACTATTGTGAAGGTGTTTCACGTTATCGAACCCCTTAACCTCAAATGCCCGGAGCTGGGCTGCAGCTTTGAGAACACAGTGGTCCAGCCTCCCGGCCTAGACCTGAGCAGTGGCGGCAAGCCCACCACCGACGTGCCTTCTGCCACAGACGACAGTGCCACGTCCCTG AATGAGCCTGGATGTCCGGTGCTCAGCGCGGACGAGCAGAGCGCGGACGAGCAGAGCGCGGACAGCACCTCCTACACCGAGGGTGCTGAGGAGCGTCTCCTGATCCCCAGCTCCTACGTCAAACACGGTGAATCTTCTCCTCCGAATAGCAGTTCTGGTCCTGCTCAAGAACCCGCTACGGGCCCAGACCAGAAGGTGCCGAGGAATCCCCAGCAGAGCATCCCTGGGCCAGCGTATGTCACCGTTCACATGTTCACCCAGACTGCTGACTGTACAAGATTGTTGTGA